From one Pseudomonas sp. S35 genomic stretch:
- a CDS encoding SCO family protein — protein sequence MSTLFTRRKVLSGMGLLGLGLLTGCDNSPRLNFKYGKDLSDKIMGRTFKLKNTEGDTVTLSSYRGLMPVVFFGFTQCPAVCPTTLARAAQAKKLMGRDGEIMQVIFITLDPERDTPQILDKYVKAFDPSFEALYGTPEEIAVAAKEFGIFYEKIPAGDTYTLSHTATSFVFDTRGNLRLGLQASLTAQECAEDLLTVMEVC from the coding sequence ATGAGTACGTTATTCACCCGCCGCAAGGTCCTCAGCGGCATGGGCCTGCTGGGTCTTGGCCTGCTGACCGGTTGCGACAACAGCCCCAGGTTGAACTTCAAGTACGGCAAGGACTTGAGCGACAAGATCATGGGCCGCACCTTCAAGCTCAAGAACACCGAGGGTGACACGGTCACCCTCAGTTCCTACCGTGGCCTGATGCCGGTGGTGTTCTTCGGCTTCACCCAATGCCCGGCTGTGTGCCCGACCACCCTCGCCCGCGCCGCCCAGGCCAAGAAGCTGATGGGCCGCGACGGCGAGATCATGCAGGTGATCTTCATCACCCTGGACCCGGAACGCGACACGCCGCAGATTCTCGACAAGTACGTCAAGGCCTTCGACCCAAGCTTCGAAGCGCTGTACGGCACCCCGGAAGAAATCGCCGTGGCCGCCAAGGAATTCGGGATCTTTTATGAAAAGATTCCCGCCGGCGACACTTACACCCTGTCCCACACGGCCACCAGTTTTGTCTTCGACACGCGCGGCAACCTGCGCCTGGGCCTGCAAGCATCCCTTACCGCTCAAGAGTGCGCAGAAGACCTGCTCACCGTCATGGAGGTCTGCTAA
- a CDS encoding copper chaperone PCu(A)C, translated as MTAVQHLKCFTFGIALLGFAAHASAQVQVTDAWVRASVPGQPSSGAFMTVTADSDSKLLRVASPVAKDVQIHEMSMKDDVMRMGPVDSVALPAGKAVKLDPNGYHVMLMGLTGQIKEGDQVPLTLTVENAQGEKQTVEVTAAARGLDGMDHSHMDHSKMH; from the coding sequence ATGACTGCCGTTCAACACCTCAAATGCTTCACCTTCGGCATCGCCCTGCTGGGCTTCGCAGCGCACGCCAGCGCCCAGGTGCAAGTGACCGACGCCTGGGTACGCGCCTCGGTACCGGGCCAGCCATCCAGCGGCGCGTTCATGACCGTCACGGCCGACAGCGACAGCAAGCTGCTGCGCGTGGCATCGCCGGTGGCCAAGGACGTGCAGATCCATGAAATGAGCATGAAAGACGACGTCATGCGCATGGGTCCGGTGGACTCGGTGGCCCTGCCCGCTGGCAAGGCAGTCAAGCTCGACCCGAATGGCTACCACGTGATGCTGATGGGCCTGACCGGGCAGATCAAGGAAGGTGACCAGGTGCCGCTGACCCTGACCGTGGAAAACGCCCAAGGTGAAAAGCAGACGGTTGAAGTGACCGCAGCAGCGCGTGGTTTGGACGGCATGGACCATAGCCATATGGACCACAGCAAGATGCACTGA
- a CDS encoding GNAT family N-acetyltransferase: protein MLKIKRATPNDANAAFDIRREAIRSQCIGAYTAEQMALWTRGKAEDGYSALMEKPFYLGWIDDKPVATGMLDLDNREVGALFVLPQFTGRGYGKAMLDHLEDVARAREIGEVVLDATLNAASFYRACGYVGEQQAIYHSPSGLALACIPMRKRIG, encoded by the coding sequence ATGCTTAAAATAAAACGCGCCACCCCCAACGACGCCAACGCCGCTTTTGACATCCGCCGCGAAGCCATCCGCAGTCAGTGCATCGGCGCCTACACGGCTGAACAAATGGCGCTCTGGACCCGTGGCAAGGCCGAGGACGGCTACAGCGCGCTGATGGAAAAACCGTTTTACCTGGGCTGGATAGACGACAAACCCGTTGCCACCGGCATGCTCGACCTCGATAACCGTGAGGTGGGCGCACTGTTTGTGCTGCCGCAATTCACCGGGCGCGGGTACGGCAAGGCGATGCTGGATCACCTTGAAGACGTTGCGCGGGCACGGGAAATCGGCGAGGTGGTGCTGGACGCCACGTTGAATGCGGCGAGTTTCTATCGGGCGTGCGGGTATGTGGGGGAACAGCAGGCGATCTACCACTCTCCGTCGGGGCTGGCGTTGGCGTGTATCCCGATGCGCAAGCGGATTGGGTGA
- a CDS encoding GNAT family N-acetyltransferase — MPAFTLRNALPADATRCFEIEITAYEGDEAATLEKIATRIAQYPQGFLILEVDDEVVGFINCGCAHDVVMSDEAFKELVGHAPEAPNVVIMSVVVAPAHQGKGYSRMLMTEFVQRMRAMDKCTIHLMCKEQHVPLYARMGYTYVQPSPSDHGGMAWHEMVMIF, encoded by the coding sequence ATGCCTGCCTTCACCTTGCGCAACGCCCTTCCCGCCGACGCCACCCGCTGCTTTGAAATTGAAATCACCGCCTATGAAGGCGACGAAGCCGCGACGCTGGAAAAAATTGCCACGCGCATCGCGCAGTACCCGCAAGGTTTCCTGATCCTGGAAGTCGATGACGAGGTAGTGGGCTTTATCAACTGCGGCTGCGCCCATGACGTGGTGATGTCTGACGAGGCTTTCAAGGAGTTGGTGGGGCATGCGCCCGAAGCGCCGAATGTGGTGATCATGTCGGTGGTCGTCGCCCCTGCGCATCAGGGCAAAGGCTACTCCAGGATGCTGATGACCGAGTTTGTGCAACGCATGCGCGCGATGGACAAGTGCACGATTCACCTGATGTGCAAGGAACAGCATGTGCCGTTGTACGCGCGCATGGGCTACACCTATGTCCAGCCGTCGCCCTCTGATCATGGCGGCATGGCGTGGCATGAGATGGTTATGATTTTTTAA
- a CDS encoding GNAT family N-acetyltransferase: MTETLIEISDQANPDAERILGSGLASFNEGITGFNDRLALTVLIKDPHTRQILGGITGKTTLGMAFLDLFHLPETLRGTGLGSRLLHAFEHEARRRGCANAVLYTLSFQAPGFYEKHGWVRFGEVPCEPAGSSRIFLSKRL; encoded by the coding sequence ATGACTGAAACCCTCATTGAAATCAGCGATCAAGCCAACCCTGACGCCGAGCGCATCCTTGGCAGCGGCCTTGCTTCGTTCAATGAGGGCATCACCGGCTTCAACGATCGCCTCGCGCTGACGGTGCTGATCAAAGACCCGCACACCCGGCAAATTCTCGGTGGCATCACCGGCAAAACCACCCTGGGCATGGCCTTTCTCGACCTGTTCCACCTGCCCGAAACCCTGCGCGGCACGGGCCTCGGCAGCCGGTTGCTGCACGCCTTTGAGCACGAAGCCCGGCGTCGCGGCTGCGCGAACGCGGTGCTCTATACCCTCAGTTTTCAGGCCCCGGGGTTTTATGAAAAGCATGGGTGGGTGCGGTTCGGGGAGGTCCCATGTGAACCGGCAGGCAGCAGTCGCATATTTCTGTCCAAACGGCTGTAA
- a CDS encoding TPM domain-containing protein, producing MMRWLRQSLTVLLVLVLTSPLITAQADTSPIGVALDQRVIDLTNTLDAETTTRLKEQLAGLEQRKGAQVAVLLVPSIGEASIEGYANQLFRAWKLGRMDVNDGILLVVAKDNRKVRIEVGYGLEGTVTDLLAHRIIEEHIIPAFRQGDYAGGVVQGVNDLVVLVDGGDLPQVTGPGGAPQAIAVLLAFVFGAIGGVLIAARKLGWRGALITTVAVIVLLVVFAGGREWPMYLLVLPLTLLIGGATFGALWLARTAFYCVIGLLAYIVGVVIANRFVEISYIQWLVWPFGGALVLGLYLGLFFVIKASWKKSPRFFLLRALAVMAIYVAAGTLLGRGYQGWIVAIPVASFVAFIVFVQSIASGGSGSGGGAGSSSSGSSSSSSSDSSSSSSSGGGGSSGGGGASGSW from the coding sequence ATGATGCGGTGGTTGCGGCAATCTCTCACGGTTCTGTTGGTACTGGTGCTCACCAGCCCGTTAATCACCGCCCAGGCTGACACCTCACCGATTGGCGTGGCCCTCGATCAGCGGGTGATCGACCTCACCAACACCCTGGACGCCGAGACCACCACTCGTCTGAAAGAGCAGCTTGCCGGCCTCGAACAGCGCAAAGGCGCCCAAGTGGCGGTGTTGCTGGTGCCCTCCATTGGCGAGGCGAGCATCGAGGGCTACGCCAACCAACTGTTCCGCGCCTGGAAACTGGGACGCATGGACGTCAACGACGGCATCCTGCTGGTCGTGGCCAAGGACAACCGCAAGGTGCGCATCGAGGTGGGCTATGGCTTGGAGGGCACGGTGACCGACCTGCTGGCCCACCGCATCATTGAAGAACACATCATCCCGGCGTTTCGCCAGGGCGACTATGCCGGTGGTGTGGTCCAGGGTGTGAACGATCTGGTGGTGCTGGTGGACGGCGGTGACCTGCCGCAGGTGACAGGGCCTGGGGGTGCTCCCCAGGCCATCGCCGTGTTGCTGGCGTTTGTCTTTGGCGCCATCGGCGGCGTGCTGATCGCCGCGCGCAAGCTGGGCTGGCGTGGCGCACTGATCACGACGGTAGCCGTCATCGTGTTGCTGGTGGTGTTCGCCGGGGGCCGGGAATGGCCGATGTACCTGCTGGTGTTGCCGTTGACCCTCCTGATTGGTGGCGCCACCTTCGGCGCATTGTGGCTGGCGCGCACCGCGTTCTACTGCGTGATAGGTCTGTTGGCCTATATCGTTGGGGTGGTGATAGCCAATCGGTTTGTGGAGATCAGTTATATCCAATGGCTGGTGTGGCCGTTTGGCGGGGCGTTGGTGCTGGGCTTGTACCTCGGGTTGTTCTTCGTCATCAAAGCCTCCTGGAAAAAGAGCCCGCGCTTTTTCCTCCTGCGTGCGCTGGCAGTCATGGCCATTTATGTCGCAGCGGGGACGCTGCTTGGGCGCGGGTATCAGGGCTGGATCGTGGCGATTCCAGTGGCCTCCTTTGTGGCGTTTATCGTGTTTGTACAGAGCATCGCCAGTGGGGGCTCGGGTTCGGGCGGTGGCGCCGGCTCGAGCTCCAGCGGGTCGAGTTCCAGTAGCAGTTCCGACAGCAGCTCCAGCAGCTCCTCGGGGGGCGGTGGCTCCAGCGGCGGTGGCGGGGCGTCGGGGAGTTGGTAA
- a CDS encoding alpha/beta hydrolase: MDLCQRNNVNVMGEGTSTLVFSHGFGCNQAMWAYLAPQFAERFRVVMYDLVGAGLSDLTAFDKTKYNALEGYARDLNEIIDAYAQGPVILVGHSVSAMIGTLADRLAPGRVAAHVMIGPSPRYIDTEDYVGGFKRADIDDLLDTLDSNYLGWSSAMAPVIMGAPGQPALSDELTDSFCRTEPDIAKQFARVTFMSDNRQDVIGLTTPVLILQSSDDLIAPVAVGEYLHSVLPNSTYCLVANVGHCPHMSAPQACAAAMDTFLAPWAAARAH; this comes from the coding sequence ATGGACCTATGCCAGCGCAACAACGTCAACGTGATGGGTGAAGGGACCTCGACCCTCGTGTTTTCACATGGGTTTGGCTGCAACCAGGCCATGTGGGCCTACTTGGCGCCGCAGTTTGCAGAGCGCTTTCGCGTGGTGATGTATGACTTGGTAGGCGCTGGTCTCTCCGACCTGACGGCCTTCGACAAGACCAAGTACAACGCGCTGGAAGGCTACGCCCGCGACCTCAATGAGATCATCGACGCTTACGCACAAGGCCCGGTGATTCTAGTGGGCCATTCGGTCAGCGCCATGATCGGCACCCTCGCCGACCGCTTGGCCCCCGGCCGTGTCGCGGCCCATGTGATGATCGGCCCCTCGCCGCGCTATATCGACACCGAAGATTACGTCGGCGGCTTCAAGCGCGCCGATATCGACGACCTGCTCGACACCCTCGACAGCAACTACCTCGGTTGGTCCAGCGCAATGGCCCCGGTAATCATGGGGGCACCGGGGCAACCGGCGCTGAGTGACGAACTGACCGACAGCTTCTGCCGCACCGAGCCGGACATCGCCAAGCAATTCGCGCGCGTCACCTTCATGTCCGACAACCGCCAGGACGTGATCGGGTTGACTACCCCGGTGTTGATCCTGCAATCGAGTGACGACCTGATCGCCCCGGTGGCCGTGGGCGAATACCTGCACAGCGTGTTGCCCAACAGCACCTATTGCCTGGTGGCCAACGTCGGTCACTGCCCGCACATGAGCGCGCCGCAGGCCTGCGCGGCGGCGATGGACACGTTTCTCGCACCCTGGGCCGCCGCCCGTGCCCACTGA
- a CDS encoding PAS domain-containing sensor histidine kinase produces MPTELFDSAACALAVTTQDGTILQANARFSDWLGFSNAELCGRRFQDLLTMGGRIFHQTHLAPMLRMHGSVTEVKLDMLHHDGHKVTVLLNGNKREQAGVVVYDLALFGTTDRDKYERELLNARNLAEALLQEKTATELALQQAQADLNEAYAIAQRRALFAEQMVAIVSHDLKNPLTAIRMASDFLHRGERTAKELQLLGHIGQSSERAQRMIADLLDFTQARVGQGISIKAAPLDLHEVIHRAVDELRVAFPKATLEHHAQGTGDACLDADRVQQIIGNLVANSVAYGDLQRPITITSQLDNGACEVAVHNYGAVIPEALLAVLFEPMTRGTDQGSDVRSVGLGLYIVRELAKVHGGDVAVRSCATGGTTFTVTFQNT; encoded by the coding sequence GTGCCCACTGAGTTGTTCGACAGCGCCGCCTGCGCCCTGGCCGTCACCACGCAAGACGGCACGATCCTGCAAGCCAACGCACGCTTCAGCGACTGGTTGGGGTTCAGCAACGCCGAGCTGTGCGGCCGACGCTTCCAGGACCTACTGACCATGGGCGGGCGGATCTTCCACCAAACCCATCTGGCGCCAATGCTGCGCATGCACGGCAGCGTCACCGAAGTGAAGCTGGACATGCTGCACCACGACGGTCACAAGGTCACCGTGCTGCTCAACGGCAACAAACGTGAACAGGCCGGTGTCGTGGTGTATGACCTGGCGCTGTTCGGCACCACCGACCGTGATAAGTACGAGCGTGAGTTGCTCAATGCGCGCAACCTGGCCGAAGCGCTGTTGCAGGAAAAAACCGCCACCGAACTGGCGCTGCAACAAGCCCAGGCCGACTTGAACGAGGCCTACGCCATTGCCCAGCGCCGCGCACTGTTTGCCGAGCAGATGGTGGCGATTGTCAGCCATGACCTGAAAAACCCGCTCACAGCGATCCGCATGGCCTCGGATTTTCTCCACCGTGGCGAGCGTACCGCCAAGGAACTCCAGCTCCTGGGGCATATCGGCCAGTCGTCCGAACGCGCCCAGCGCATGATTGCCGACCTGCTGGACTTCACCCAGGCCCGCGTCGGCCAGGGCATCAGCATCAAGGCGGCGCCGCTGGACCTGCATGAGGTGATTCATCGCGCGGTGGATGAGCTGCGTGTCGCGTTCCCCAAGGCGACCCTGGAGCATCACGCCCAAGGCACTGGCGACGCCTGCCTGGACGCCGACCGCGTGCAGCAGATCATCGGCAACCTGGTGGCCAACAGCGTGGCCTATGGCGACCTGCAACGACCGATCACCATCACCTCGCAGTTGGATAACGGTGCATGCGAAGTGGCCGTGCATAATTACGGCGCGGTCATTCCCGAGGCCTTGCTGGCGGTGCTGTTCGAGCCCATGACCCGTGGCACCGACCAGGGCAGCGACGTGCGCAGCGTGGGCCTGGGCCTGTATATCGTGCGCGAGTTGGCCAAGGTGCATGGCGGCGATGTGGCGGTGCGTTCCTGCGCCACGGGCGGCACCACGTTTACCGTGACGTTTCAGAACACGTAG
- the dapF gene encoding diaminopimelate epimerase, giving the protein MPLQFVKMHAHGDDFIIVDRRGLDDPITPQLARRLGNRHTGIGFNQLAVVLDCEDAVARIKFWNPNGTPLQTCGSATRGVADRLMHETGSDSVVLRTDRGLLTCVRESGRRVAVNMGEPLLDWASVPLAEATDTRTLPIDGSPAACSMGNPHCTFFVDDINAVDVAAVGPALEAHPLFPAKTNVHFVQVLDRGHIRLRIWERGGGVPLGSGSCCCGAVVNGIRRGVLDATVQVQCDGGTVTVHWDGQGGVVLSGSVEPIMQGTAYVF; this is encoded by the coding sequence ATGCCCTTGCAGTTCGTAAAAATGCACGCCCATGGCGACGACTTCATCATCGTCGACCGCCGTGGCCTGGACGATCCGATCACCCCACAGCTCGCCCGGCGCCTGGGCAATCGCCACACCGGCATTGGCTTCAATCAACTGGCCGTGGTGCTTGATTGCGAAGACGCCGTGGCTCGTATCAAGTTCTGGAACCCCAACGGCACACCGCTGCAAACCTGCGGCAGCGCCACCCGCGGCGTGGCCGACCGTTTGATGCACGAAACCGGCAGCGATTCGGTGGTGCTGCGCACGGACCGTGGCCTGCTCACCTGCGTGCGCGAGTCGGGGCGACGGGTGGCGGTGAACATGGGTGAACCGTTGTTGGACTGGGCATCCGTCCCGTTGGCCGAGGCCACTGACACGCGCACCTTGCCGATCGACGGCAGCCCGGCGGCGTGCAGCATGGGCAATCCCCATTGCACGTTTTTTGTCGACGACATCAACGCCGTCGATGTGGCCGCCGTCGGCCCCGCGCTGGAAGCTCATCCGCTGTTCCCGGCCAAGACCAATGTGCATTTCGTGCAGGTGCTCGACCGTGGGCATATCCGCCTGCGCATCTGGGAGCGCGGCGGTGGTGTGCCGCTGGGTTCCGGTTCGTGCTGCTGCGGGGCGGTGGTCAACGGTATCCGTCGCGGTGTGCTGGATGCCACGGTGCAGGTGCAGTGCGACGGTGGCACGGTCACGGTGCACTGGGACGGGCAGGGTGGCGTGGTGTTGAGCGGCAGTGTCGAGCCGATCATGCAGGGCACTGCCTACGTGTTCTGA
- a CDS encoding AAA family ATPase translates to MLIVFSGLPGTGKTTIARELAIGIDSRIRTLG, encoded by the coding sequence ATGCTTATCGTCTTCAGCGGCTTGCCCGGCACCGGCAAAACCACGATTGCCCGCGAGCTGGCAATCGGTATCGACTCACGAATACGAACCTTGGGATGA
- a CDS encoding sigma-70 family RNA polymerase sigma factor, translating into MADEKLQLYLTHRAALLDYAAPIVGCRARAEDVVQEAWLRFSGQDEHTDIRHPASYLYRIVRNLALDLTRRTATERVQPGGDELLNELPSSSASPEREVSSQNELQAVSRALAQLPERTRRAFEMHRLGGLTLQQVAAELGVSTALVHQLVHDALRHCMDCLGADDD; encoded by the coding sequence TTGGCGGATGAAAAACTCCAGCTTTACCTGACCCACCGGGCCGCGCTGCTGGACTATGCCGCGCCCATCGTGGGCTGCCGCGCCCGCGCCGAGGACGTGGTGCAGGAAGCCTGGCTGCGTTTCAGCGGCCAGGATGAACACACCGATATTCGCCACCCCGCCAGCTACCTGTACCGCATCGTGCGTAACCTCGCCCTGGACCTGACGCGCCGCACCGCCACCGAACGGGTGCAGCCCGGTGGCGACGAACTGCTCAACGAGTTGCCCTCCAGCAGCGCCTCCCCCGAACGCGAAGTGAGCAGCCAGAACGAACTGCAGGCTGTCTCCCGGGCCCTGGCCCAATTGCCGGAACGCACCCGTCGTGCGTTTGAAATGCATCGCCTGGGCGGCTTGACCTTGCAGCAGGTCGCGGCAGAGTTGGGGGTGTCGACGGCATTGGTGCATCAGTTGGTTCACGACGCGCTGCGTCATTGCATGGACTGCCTGGGGGCGGACGATGACTGA
- a CDS encoding FecR domain-containing protein, whose translation MPTEDSANTRRDQALDWLMRVQQAPLDADLRGQVADWCAASEANAKAYRKAERVWQLTGQVAPVEHVPQPAAPTQRPAARTRRARRWVGAAVAACLVVALAPSLLLRWQADYRTGANETRDITLSDGSVVQLDSHSAIAVDIAGNHRDVRLLTGQAFFKVMPDTRKPFHVLTTTLRVTVTGTAFNVDASPDDPSVAVQQGAVNVDDAKARRTLASLVPGQRLSFRAGRAELGSFAPSQAASWRQGQLIADDLPISEVLEQLRRYTPAIIVLRDKQLGAQRVTGVYDLRKPQAALQAVVQPYGAKVRAYSPWLLVLSK comes from the coding sequence ATGCCCACCGAGGATAGCGCCAACACCCGCCGCGACCAGGCCCTGGACTGGCTGATGCGCGTGCAACAGGCACCGCTGGACGCGGACCTGCGTGGGCAAGTGGCCGACTGGTGCGCCGCCAGCGAGGCCAATGCCAAGGCCTATCGCAAGGCTGAACGTGTGTGGCAGTTGACGGGGCAAGTAGCGCCCGTTGAACACGTTCCACAACCCGCAGCCCCTACGCAGCGCCCCGCCGCCCGCACGCGCCGGGCTCGACGCTGGGTTGGCGCCGCCGTCGCGGCCTGCCTGGTCGTCGCGCTGGCGCCGAGCCTGCTGTTGCGCTGGCAAGCCGATTACCGTACCGGCGCCAATGAAACCCGCGACATCACCCTCAGCGACGGCAGCGTGGTGCAACTCGACAGCCATTCGGCCATTGCGGTGGACATCGCCGGCAATCACCGCGATGTGCGATTGCTGACCGGCCAGGCGTTTTTCAAGGTGATGCCGGACACGCGCAAACCCTTTCATGTACTGACCACGACATTGCGCGTGACCGTGACCGGCACTGCGTTCAACGTCGATGCCTCGCCGGATGATCCAAGCGTCGCGGTGCAACAAGGCGCGGTCAATGTCGACGATGCAAAAGCCCGTCGCACTCTCGCCAGCCTGGTGCCGGGGCAGCGCCTCAGCTTTCGCGCCGGGCGTGCCGAACTCGGCAGTTTTGCCCCCAGCCAGGCGGCCTCTTGGCGTCAGGGCCAGTTGATTGCCGATGACCTGCCGATCAGCGAGGTGCTGGAACAACTGCGCCGCTACACCCCGGCCATCATCGTGCTGCGCGACAAACAACTGGGTGCGCAGCGGGTAACTGGCGTCTACGACCTGCGCAAACCCCAGGCGGCGCTGCAAGCCGTGGTGCAACCCTATGGTGCAAAAGTACGCGCCTACAGCCCTTGGCTACTGGTGTTGAGCAAGTAA